A genomic window from Apium graveolens cultivar Ventura unplaced genomic scaffold, ASM990537v1 ctg3274, whole genome shotgun sequence includes:
- the LOC141701056 gene encoding glucan endo-1,3-beta-glucosidase-like, whose amino-acid sequence MSKLSRMQSIFLFLGMFMLAINKSGAQSVGVCYGRNGYNLPNEQATIDLFKAYGIRKMRLYDPVQAAYQALRGSNIEVILDVPNRQLESLQDPAAARTWVQDNIQNNMPGVNFRYIAVGNEVDPNSGTSQYVNYVLPAMRNVHDAIVAAGLQDQVKVSTATYSGVTSGFPPSQGSFQDSAKWFMEPIIQFLAQNNLPLLANIYPYFSFLGTPQISLQYATFTSPYVVVYDGNVQYWNLFDALLDTMYSAVERAGGPNIEIIVSESGWPSAGDREASVENAGTYNRNLINHVNHNGTPKRPNKLIEAYIFAMFDENIKGGAETEKHFGLFNPTNQQPKYQFSFGAMNYDS is encoded by the exons ATGTCCAAATTAAGTAGAATGCAATCTATATTTCTGTTTCTTGGGATGTTCATGCTTGCCATTAACAAATCAG GGGCACAATCCGTAGGTGTGTGTTATGGGAGAAACGGATATAATTTGCCAAACGAACAGGCGACAATCGATTTGTTCAAGGCCTATGGTATTAGAAAGATGAGACTTTACGATCCCGTGCAGGCAGCATATCAAGCTCTCAGAGGATCAAACATAGAAGTCATTCTTGACGTACCAAACAGGCAACTTGAATCCCTTCAAGATCCTGCTGCAGCAAGAACATGGGTTCAAGATAACATTCAAAACAACATGCCAGGAGTAAATTTTCGTTACATTGCTGTTGGAAATGAAGTTGATCCGAACAGTGGTACTTCCCAGTATGTTAATTATGTTCTTCCCGCCATGAGAAATGTGCATGATGCAATTGTAGCAGCAGGACTGCAAGATCAGGTTAAGGTTTCCACCGCTACGTACTCAGGTGTCACTAGTGGATTTCCCCCATCACAGGGTTCGTTCCAAGATAGTGCAAAATGGTTCATGGAGCCAATCATTCAATTTTTAGCCCAAAACAATTTGCCACTTCTAGCAAATATTTACCCTTATTTTAGCTTCCTGGGAACTCCTCAAATAAGTCTTCAATATGCTACGTTTACATCACCATATGTTGTTGTATATGATGGCAATGTTCAATACTGGAACCTTTTTGATGCACTGCTAGATACTATGTATTCGGCTGTTGAGAGAGCTGGTGGTCCCAACATCGAGATTATCGTGTCAGAGAGTGGATGGCCTTCTGCAGGTGATAGAGAGGCAAGTGTAGAAAATGCAGGAACTTATAATCGGAATTTGATCAATCACGTTAACCATAATGGGACACCAAAGAGACCAAATAAACTTATAGAAGCTTACATATTTGCTATgtttgatgaaaacatcaaggGAGGGGCAGAGACTGAGAAACATTTTGGGCTCTTCAACCCTACGAACCAGCAGCCCAAATACCAATTTAGTTTTGGAGCTATGAATTATGATTCTTAA
- the LOC141701051 gene encoding rust resistance kinase Lr10-like, producing MVLVFALMGVIGADADEECKIFSFVLPSIGHAKYVKANWSTPNCSRCEARGMYCKLVKNSIDAGKNQSTTCFPIPKAQSTSGGGGSIKPVAGIILSAIVAVLVLSLVLYNTIRSHMQKKHDQLKIKMFLDDYKAMKPTRYTYADIKKITSQFSDKLGKGGFGTVYKGQITDDIIVAVKLLNCDPKADVNGILC from the exons ATTTTTAGTTTTGTTCTCCCAAGTATCGGTCATGCCAAATACGTCAAGGCCAATTGGTCCACACCAAACTGTAGTAGATGTGAAGCTAGAGGGATGTACTGCAAGCTCGTAAAAAATAGTATAGATGCTGGAAAAAATCAGAGTACTACATGTTTCCCCATTCCCAAAGCACAATCAACCAGCGGAG GTGGTGGATCAATTAAGCCTGTTGCTGGAATAATTCTGAGTGCTATTGTCGCTGTGCTTGTCCTCAGTCTAGTTTTGTATAATACAATCCGATCTCATATGCAAAAGAAGCATGATCAGCTGAAAATCAAAATGTTTTTGGATGATTACAAAGCCATGAAACCAACAAGGTACACTTATGCTGATATCAAGAAGATCACTAGTCAGTTTAGTGATAAATTAGGTAAAGGAGGTTTCGGGACAGTGTACAAGGGACAGATCACTGATGACATTATTGTTGCAGTGAAGCTGCTCAATTGTGATCCCAAAGCTGATGTTAATGGGATACTGTGCTGA